The following nucleotide sequence is from bacterium.
TGGTGTATGCTTTTAAAATATGATAAGGCTTGAAGACAAAGATTTTCATCACCATATAAAGGCACGGATGAATCAGCGTGGAATTACCAAAGAAGAGGTAGAATTGACAATAAACGAAGGTTATGATGCAGATGATGCAAAGGAAGGGATTTATGGTAAGATGCTTATTTTTCCTTATAATGATAGATGGGAAGGAAGATTCTTTGAGGAAAAAGAGGTGAGGGTATATTATAGATTGGAAAATGATAATTTTATATTGCTTACTGTAAAAGCAAGATATGGCAGTGAGTTTCAAAGGAGGCACAATGAAGATAGAATATGATCCAATAAGAGACCTTCTCTATGTTTATTTTACTGAGCAATCCGTAAAGGTTGCCAGAACAGAGACAATTGCTCCCGGAATTCATATTGATTTTGATGTAGATGGAAGGATTGTTGGCATAGAGGCTCTTGATGCCCAACAGATAATTGGCAGTGGAATAGAATTCAAATTGCCCGCTGTTGTTCATCAAGCATAGGGTTTAGAAGATGAAAAGTAGAAGTACAAAAAATGAAAAAGGTTTTGTGTTTGCTGGTTTTGGCGACAATAGGCTATGGGGCAGATTTCCCTGCGCCAAGCCAATATGGGACAATTGCGGCAGCAATTAGTGCAGCAGCAGATGGCGATAC
It contains:
- a CDS encoding DUF4258 domain-containing protein gives rise to the protein MIRLEDKDFHHHIKARMNQRGITKEEVELTINEGYDADDAKEGIYGKMLIFPYNDRWEGRFFEEKEVRVYYRLENDNFILLTVKARYGSEFQRRHNEDRI
- a CDS encoding DUF2283 domain-containing protein: MKIEYDPIRDLLYVYFTEQSVKVARTETIAPGIHIDFDVDGRIVGIEALDAQQIIGSGIEFKLPAVVHQA